TTCACGCTGGCAGAGACACGCACTTCTGTTCAGCACTTTTCCCAATCAAGCAGAAAGACGAAGCTAAGGTTAAACAACCACTAAGGTGGAATGGGTTCGGTGTTTGTAATGAAAAATGGATTACTGCCCCTGAGCACACATCATTTGCTTGGTGGGGGTGACAGAACTGAGCAGTTCAAATGGATTcaagcaaaaaagaaagaaatcttGTCAGACCAATCATTTGTGTCACCGCcagtattaaaaaaaagatgtaaGTGATTTCACATCGCTGCATCATCTTCGCTGCTGTCTTCACACTCACTTCATCAACAAGGCAGCAAGAGTTATGAGGGAACCCCACTGTCTCCCTAAAGTCCTACCTCCCATTTTGACAACCTCAAGCTCTAAAGAATCTTGTCTTGGCCCCTGCCGCGCTTCCATgggagaacatactgtacaacttcCCTGCAGGAAGATGAAGACAGACTGAGCTGATATTACAGAGGAAGCCTGGAGGGGCTTTGTCTACAGGTGCACAAGTAGACAGAAGACCACCATCTTATTTCCTTAGAcagcagagcagtaagaggCCATTTAgctgatacagtatgtacacagaGGACCCAAAAGAAGAGGCAGACTGTTTAACAAAAAGGTCAAGTGTAAATGCAcatttgtcattattattattattattattattattattattattattattattattattattattattattattattattattattattattattattttataatcaaCCTACAAAAGATAAAAGCAAGTGTGGATGctcccacagagcagcagtgaagccaCGTGAGGTAAGTTAACTTCAGCAAACTAATCTCACATGGGATTCTAAGGAACACAGACATGTGTTCTGCTGGAAGTCACACAAAGCATATTTCAGGGTAATAATGACATTAGACTATCTATTACAGTACACAGCAGGCAACACAGGGAAGCTGACAGAACCTTCACACTTGAATAAGCAGATTATTGGGGTGGGATTTTGAAAGGTTAAAAGTTATGACACAATAGGCCCCACATGCTAAGAAACCTACACGACTGCAGAACTAAACTTTCACTGATGTCAACGACATCAGGAAAAACTACACAAAGCAAGGCATGTAGATGCTGCTACAGCGCATACCATTAAGCGGTGTACTGTGCGGACACCACTGACTGACCCAATGTATAGCTGGATTTCACTGACACAAATTGCTTTGGATCTTAACCTTCTGGATGGTACATTTGTAACACCCAGACTAATCCCACCATGCTGTTTCAAGTGTTAATAGTGTAATTGAATTAGAGATCAAATGGGTGAGACAAATCAAGGGCACTCTGTCAGCTGGTTGTGCAGTGATCAATCACTGGGAAATTAAGTCACTAAACACTTAAGGTTACGCTGCCTACTGGGATTCTACAAGCTCTGCTGACGGCGGCACCACAGCCTCTGCTGGTGCAACAACACCGACGGCTTATGTGGACACATTCAACAAAGAGCGACCTGGGTCCAGAACCAACAAAAGGAAGTCGTGTACCATACCACTGGTGTGTTATTACACCAGTAAAGCTCTACCTCCTTTGTAGAGCCACAAGTTTAAGTTTGGGTTTCGCATTTCCGCTGCCTGGCAATAAATTTCCcctttgaaaaaagaaaaaagcattggATCCACATTGGATTACGGAGATTTCCTGTGTACTCAAGGGGCTGCTACTTCCTATAAACCACTGACTGTTGTCAACAACACTTATATTTAATCCACTGTCAAACATTGCAGTCTTAATTGTCACTGTTTGTATGAAAAGATTGGGTGGCATCTGGAAGACATGCCACCCCATCATTTCACAGGATCTGCAgatatgtgtgtttgtcttgtagATAGACATATTAACATCGGTGACTGGGTTCAGAGAACATGACCATGAAACCTTATCACTGGAGAGACTGGCTCATTCTGTTCCTCATACCAACTCTCAAAAGAAATAGGCTAGTTTGCACCTAATGTACAACCTTTACCACTGCTGCAACCCAGCTTCAAATTCACTTAGAACGTTTCTAGCTTATATTGTGTTAATAATGCTTATATAGTACTTAATAGTACTCGTGACTGTTTTAGTTAGTGTTGCATGTGATGCGCATTGAGGGTGATTGAGGTCTTTCTTGAAAAAGAGAAGCTTAACAAAGCTTAACATAATCTAACATCTAACAGTAGTTACATCCAGTGAAAATCAAAGGCTGAATGGACAGATGAATTTTTAGCATTAAACGCAAGTAATAGGACTCCAAGCTGTCAGTTGCAACAGCTGCTAGGCCTGATGTCTCCCTGTACACTTAAACACACTTCAATAAACCCGGACATAGTGAATAATGCAACGATTACACTGTGCGTCTTAATGGGCAACCCTGAGCGGGAGTCACCAGGAGCTGGACAGTCGTCCTTGCAGCTGTCTGATTCATTTAATgtgtagtttttttctttttactttcgATGTCTCCTCTGACAATCACACAAAGCCCCCACACGGAAAGTTAATGTTCTGCTCTACTGTGTGTGCACATTATGGCTCAGTACCTACAGTAAGCAGAGCCATCAGGGGTGTTAGTGACAGGTACAACCCTTATAAGCAGCAGCATTACCCTCCTGTTAATCCTTGCTAATCTTGACAGAGGCCACAGGTTCAGTttaaacctgcagcaggaactgcaagTGTCACAAACACTTTCCAAGGTATCCAGGAAAAAATTTGAAATTATACAACAAGCTTCTACAAAAATTTCAGGTGATAACAGCACAAATGCACTATGGTCAAAAACGCACAAATTAGTTGTAAGCCATTGACCTAACCCTGACTGACTGGTTGGACAAGCCTCTACAACACAACAATCAATCCATAGATTTTGGCCCTGGCACTAAAACCCAATTTAGAAACTGTATTGAACCGTACACGAATCATAGGAAATGAGCTGGGCACGCATCGAGCACGGGAGTAGAGTCCTAATCTCGTGAGGGGAAAGCCTACTGTATATGGATTAACATAGTGATCGCTGATAACATAACACACGCTGCTACAGGGGATAACAATACGGACTAATGAGCAGTGGCTGAATGGCTGTTTTTAACTTTTAGTAGGTTTAAGAATGACATGTGTCTGGTGAAAACAACGTTTTTACAATGACCCAAAATGACCCTGCATTGGCATCGCAGCTACCAACCAGACATACAGAAAAAGCTGCTGCCAAACAGATCACTAAAGCATGAAACCCAGCACATCAGGACCTGTTTTCATCAGCTCTATGTACATTTACTCTTTGGTTCACTGTAAGCTTTAACATTGCATTACTATAATGCTCTTGTTGCATTCATAGACTACAAACCCTACAACAGAGTAAGCAAGTTTAAATTGTGActcatttgttttctgcagcatgATAATCTGACTACAGGTCACAGTGTTCATGTATACAAGGTGTAAAATAAGGAATGTGTATGTACTTGTggatgtaataataataataatgacgacaataataataataataataaagggcTGCTTTCTAAAATGGCTATACACAAATAATTGGAAAATGTTCACAAAACAAACTTATTGTTTATTCTTAGCAAAAGGTTAACTACAAAACCCTGCAGGCTGATTTAGAGTAAAGGGAGTTTATGAGAGTGAAAATTGCCACTATACATTGCACTCACTGCCCAACACCAGGGATTACAAGCATAAGGAATGATGTGTACCTCTGTGCACCTGAAGTATTAAAaagtacaacacaaacactgtcagGGAAACCTCCTCAGTTCATATCACGCATAATGTAAGCTGCACAAGACAGCTGCACAGAAGCATCTAAAATGAGGCGCTGTCCAGTACGCCGCGCCACAGACCGCATCGGGCCCAATAACTGCCTGCTCCGACAGACCCCAGTACACAAGCTCTTTATCCCTCCAGCCCCACAGTGAATCAGGGCGCCCCGTCCTCCATGTCCccacacagacctgctgcaaaacaaaacaggtgcATCTTTTGTCTGCCTCACTGCGTCTGCGAGCGGCTAACACAAGGAAGCCAGGAACGaagaattaaaagaaaaagcactCTTTGGACTGTTTGGTGGACGCACTTTTCAGTCCTGGACACAGTTTACCACCACAGCCTATTATGTCAATTCACTATGGTGtagcagaaacacacaatgaacCCATGTGAAGATTAAGTGGGCCATGtgacacacaaaacataaacaaaggCGGAGGAAAGCAATGCATCAGAGCCTAGAGAGGAAAAGCAACACAGCAACGaaattatcattattttatAATGAGAGAAAATTCACTTGCAATCACTTTTAATTTACTATTGATGAGGCTGATTTAATGCAATAGTAATAAATATTACTAATGTCTCCCCAAACAGCAGATACAGTGTGTTGCTACTCTGCTGCaggatgttttctgtttatctgACGGGCCTGCAGAGGATGCTTGGCTCAGCCTACACGGATCCTTACCTTGCTTTAGGCGCTCCTCGCTTGCAGCTAGAAGGAAAACCTTTCAATCCATTGAGGCTCCTTCTTAAACACTCGTTTTTCACATCAAACTCAAGCGTTCATGTCTTGATCTCCGGGcggaaaggaaataaaacagtgaaatatctctaaaatgaaaagaagaagGTGTGGGATCAAAGGCAGGTGGTCACATTTTTGTCCACAGAACGTGCGTGGGTCAATGAAAGCAGTGTTAATCCTCGACATCCATGGTGATCAGACGTCCGAAAAAAATGTTAGGTGATTTCAAAAGAATCCCAAACCCCAGGGAACCTTCACGAGTCCGGTATCAGCCCATTTAAAGCCCATTTAAACTTTCCCAGAGTCCGCTCTTATGTCCGCAACGTGATCTTTTCAAACTCACCGAAAGTACATTTACGGATAAATCAGATCTTAAAATTAGCCCCACAAACTTAAAGAAATGATCCTCAGTCGGCGAATTGCACATTTAGCATCAAATGAGCGCCAGATCAAGCAGAGAGCTCGCTGCGGGATTAGTTAGGGTCCTGCTGTTGACACTCTGCGTCTCTCTCCTATtatcgctgcctcctcctcctagAGGCGCCTTCTGAACCACAGTCAAGCCACACGCAACACACCCTAAGCACTTCCTGTCGTGTCCTCCATCGAAAGAACCTTCAATCAAGCACGTAGAGAATTTAGTATTTTAAAGACACACTTCTACTGCAGTTGTAGTTCGCTAACAAATTGTTATTTGGTCATTTACACTCGTCTCCTTCACCAAAAGGGCCGGTGACGGGTCTGATTCTCAGGGTCCATTTGAACTAAGGAgccataaaaaaaaatatttcataaaaACTCATAAAGCTCTTAGTGAAAAAgggtgtttgttttctgtaaaaCGGAGAAACGATGAGAAACAGAAGCCTTATTATATAAGCATTATTCTATACAGCATTTGCACTATGTGCAACAATTTTTCTATGCAACATCTGTGCAAACTGGTAgaagtttaatattttaaactgtGCTTTAACCCTTCCAACGACCTTATACTCactctactgtacctgcactTTACtatgttgtactgtgccaacacaaagtgtcttttaactgtttttgattATGTCGCTGTATTCGTCTGCCCTgaacttgctgttgtgtgaagtgatttccccactgtgggactaataaaggtttttcttatcttatcttaccACCATGTCCCActaacaacagcaaacaactTTACATAAagtaacaataacaaaaagGGCTCCTTGTATTTATCTGATTTAAAACCTATTTACAACCGTTTCATTGAGGTTCAAATACAGTATCTTAAGTAAAAAACGGTGTATGTCAAGTGTGTATAATACTAGAACGGCTCTCATAACTGAGGCTGAAAGCAGAGGCTTTTATGTTGAAGGGCAACGTAACAGCTTCCGTTACTTCGCCACCTGCCTCTGTGTGACTTGATGCTGCTGGTATTTTAGCGCCTTGGACAAAAGCAGCGTTCTGTGGGAAAGAGTCGCAACAAAAGCCATAAACTCACTTACAGCCCACATGTGACTCACAGCGCTTTAGCGCAGCGCCCAAAATAGTTAGCAAATGGAGAATTCACCAAAACAAATCGTCTGCAGAAAGGCTGTGATATAGTCTAAATGATTTACTCAAGTGCTAGAGTTCACGTTTCATTTAAAGACTATATCTAGACATATGGTCCACACATATTCACTGTATGGGTTGTGCTTTATTACGTATTGTTGTATTGTAGCCTGCTGGGCTAACGTACtcatttgaattatttaaattgACCAAAGTCGAACTACAGTTTGAATAAGTGTATGCAGTTCAGTAAATAATTGCTTAACATTCTTTCTTCAAACACATACCTAGACAATACTATATTGTCATTACTTAActttaaaatgctttaaaaaaaaactaccgAAATCTGTCTTAAAAGTTACGTACTATATTTGTGCCTTACCTCAATTAGCTAACCCGCCGTTTGTTAAGGTTAGCTAATGCAGCtaatgttattttctttattcacATTAGCTATACATTTATTTGTATTCATACGTTTATTACAATGCACCTAAACCAGTTATGATGTAGAACCTTCAGTAAATGCGCTTGTAAGTTTTGACTCCAAGTATTTTGTGAGCTAGTTGTTTGTATGCTAGCTAGCTCTTTACAGCCTCATTGCAGCTCAGTAGACCTATAAAATCAATAGTGTCATAATTACGACAACCCTGCACTTATTTGTTAAAGGGGTAATCTGGTTAGTTGAGAAATTATTTCATAACTGTATTAGATTTTAATTATCTTACCTCAACAAAAACCAGGATAAGGAAGATGTATTAGTGTCGGGTTTGTAGTGGATGCACACACCTAGAGTGGCCACACGGGGGCGCTACTATAATGATATCAGGACAGTACAGCGTAAGTGAAGTGCAGTCGAATGCTTTCCTTGGTGGTTGACTTGAGTCAGTACATTAAACGCACATACACCAGGGATCCTTCCgtcagcctctgcctcctgcaggcAGCGGTGAGCTCTTCGTAGAGAGGTGAGCAGCCTGCAGAAAACAAGTTCCTGAGCCGAATTGTTTGATCCGATGTGACTAATACCGGGTGGATTTTGGTTAGTGGTCAATTGTGAGTGGGCAAGAAAACAATGAGCAAACAACCGTCCTTCACACTAAAAGGATTAAACAGGAGCAGCTGCTACTGACACACAAATGGAGGCAGCAACCTTGAAATTAGTGTTGAATCGGTAGCGTAGATTAGGAAACTGAAGGTTGGTGACACTTGTCAACAGGTGGTTGCTCTTAAAGTCACAActtaattgtgtgtgtgcttcagtgTTTGACAGTGTTTACTGTCACAGGCCAGGTGCACCATATGGAGATCAGGGGATTGCTGTTAATCACATGGAATCCTCTGAAAAAGAACAACTCCGCACAGGAGCGAAGAATCAGGCTACTGCAAACTGTATGATCATTCTGTGTACTGAGCAAAATGCCAGACAAAAGTACACGGTGTGTAATATGATACATCACTCAGCAAAATCTATACATATATTTGTGAGCCAGCTTTATTTTAGAGTTGAGCAGGTGGATCATGTCAAATTCTCTAAACATCTGAAAAGAAAGTGATTAGGTGGTTATGTATTAATTCAGTCGCCCATAAGGGATTTGACTATTACAGTCATTGGAATGAAATAATCCCAAATAAATATCTAAACAACAAATAAGCAATTTACAAATTAAATTGCTGTgtcattaaaaacagaaatatacaATTTAAACCACATCTGATCATTATTTGGTCTCACAACGACAGGCAAAATCAGAATAACTGTTATTTACAACATTTATTATCTATTTATCATTAGAAGTACCACAAGCTAAAAGTCCATAAGTCCTACGGAACATGTGGGAGCACGAAGTCCGGGCTGAAGCATCGGTGCTGGTCAGTCATCAAAGTCAGGGATATCATCATAGGAATAGCCTGGGTAGCCCTTTGATGCATAGTACGCTATCCGCAGGTGATAAATACCAGGCAGAAACACAAGGATCCCAATAATAAGGACAGGGACGGTCCGGTCCGAGTGCTGAAAGAGAGggaacatttaactaaataatGTATACAATATTAATACAGTCAAGCCCGAAATTATTTAAACTTACTTAAAGGTACTTTCATTCTAACAGCAAGGGCTTTTTAAAATCTTCTATTTACCTCTAAAGAAGGCGGCATTGTGTACATTATTCATCGCTTCACAATAATCAAtagaaaagcctttattggctGTTACTGCAATCAAACACTTCCTATAATTGCTGACCAGCTTTTGTCTGTCTTGTCTGACTAGTATCTTTGCCCGTTCATCTTTAGCGATGAGCTCTAACTCTTTGGTTGGAGGTTCCCCTAAATAGACAATGAATAATATTATATTTCCACAATGATGCCTCTTGTCCATCGTCTTATTGTCTGTAGAGAGGAGCCTGTGTCATTTCCAGTCAAAAAAAGCTGTTTGGGTTGAATAAAAGTAACCTGGTAACAGGAATTTGCCAGAGATATGAATAATAACCCGCTCGACTgcatgtatacatatatatgttgATATACTCACAGTGACTCCAAAGTATCCAGCCAAGAGAAGCGAGCCAATGATAATTAAGAGAGAGCCAATTAAGAAGAGCACCGTGGCCAGTGCTATGGCTTTGTACGGGACTTTGGGTGGGCTCCTTTTGAACTGTAAAAAAGAGAACAAACACATAGGAGACTTTAAACAACGgtgtgttttcacattttaatactGTAAAGTCCGGCCAAAGTTAGTCAAGTCACATTATGGGACAATCACATGGCGTGTAGGCTTTTAATACTGTATAGTAGCATAGGGAGTAGTAATATTATGATAAAGGGAATAAAGGGTCATTTCACTCCACGTGGATCTCCTACCTGCAGGTCTATGTAGCCGTCGTCGTCTGAGGCCAGTCTGGAGTATCTGACCCCGTCGGACACAACATTGCGCGCAGgcatcttcttcagctgctcacacagaaggtaaaacttattttttacACGAGCAGCTCAGCTACAGGAGCGTCAGTCACCATCCGGCGGGACTCGAACGCGGCCACAGTCACTGCATAAGCGACGTATTACACTCGATCTAATGTGGGATCGCTTTTATTTATTAACGGTGTCTTAAAGAGGAGATCGCGCTCGGGTGTTGTCAGTTTAGGACCCTCTAACGTGGATCTTCCGTGTTTTCCTTCTTTGCGCCTGCGCACACTGAAGCTTCAACGCTGtggtttaattttaataaaatctCTTTAGCAACTCTCTACTACAAGATAAAAcgttatttttaaatatttcataaatTTCACAATTAATGATATAAAGTAGTAATTATATTAAGTCCAATTTTCTCTGGCGCATTTCCGTTACCTAAACTGAGTTGCACAACCCAGTATCTGCCACAAGAGGGCGCCGTCGAGTCAGACGATAAACGACCGGGGTCCAGTGAGCTGAGGACGGACTCCACGGTCAACCCTCATCTCTTTGTGTGCGCGTTCATTTCCGGAGCTGTCCTGCGAGGCCAGATTTATAATCACACCGTGTCCTCGGGAGATAAAGTTTCTGTCTAGGCTGCAGATTTCTGATACAACATCATGTAACAAAAACGGAGACATGCATCATTTTCATTTGGAGGCAGTTTTTAGCTGCAGAGATGTAATCTAATATTTCACCCAGTAATTGTTTCACACAGCCCACTTACATTGTACAAATAGAAACTGTGAGGCACAAGATGCAAATCACAAAGCATTGTGTAAAAACATGCACCTAATGAGCTAGGCTTGTCCAGAAATCAATAAGCCTCTTGGATTATAAAGTAAATGTAACAGGGTTGAGTATTAAAATAATTTCAACATCTATGGCTTAATTCCTATGATTCCATCAGCTGGTGGTGCACACCTCCCTTGCAGGTATTCAGGTCATCTCTGGGGTCATCTGCAGGAACGACCTGTCTGCTGAACGACTGACCATGAAATAGTCCAAACACACCAAAAGTGACATTTGCTGCCAGTTCTCCTGATATGAATAATTAAAACCGCTGTGGTCGGTATATTGTTTCTCCCCCCACCCTCAAATtaggtctggtctggtctgtgGAAAATTGGACTGTCACACAGACAAATATAGACTCTCCTGTAGGCACAATTCAGAGTGGCCTGGCCCTGAAGCCGGACGACCGTGGATCAGTGCGACTGAGCCATATGGTCCAACATCAAGGATGACCGCTCAGGGCTTCAGAACAACCTAGGAATAAACAGCTCTTAGTTAGAAGGAAATGCAGATTCTTGTTAGGTGTTGTCGCATCAGAACTGCACTTTGATGCCTTTCAAGTACATGCTGGCAGGCAGTGGGTCTCGAGTGATCATTGATATGCTGAGCGACCTTGACTGCGAGTCGCATTGTTGTAGTCGAAGGCCGTGATGGCG
Above is a window of Betta splendens chromosome 9, fBetSpl5.4, whole genome shotgun sequence DNA encoding:
- the tmem230b gene encoding transmembrane protein 230b → MPARNVVSDGVRYSRLASDDDGYIDLQFKRSPPKVPYKAIALATVLFLIGSLLIIIGSLLLAGYFGVTHSDRTVPVLIIGILVFLPGIYHLRIAYYASKGYPGYSYDDIPDFDD